One segment of Streptomyces sp. NBC_01463 DNA contains the following:
- a CDS encoding anthranilate synthase component I → MDLDTFRKLAVDRRVIPVTRRLLADGDTPVGLYRKLAGERTGTFLLESAENGRTWSRYSFIGVRSAATLTTRDGEAHWLGTPPVGVPVEGDPLQALRATIETLHTPHDQESGLPPFTGGMVGYLGYDIVRRLEKIGESGGDDLKLPELTMLLTSDLAVLDHWDGSVLLIANAINHNDLATGVDEAHADAVARLDAMERDLRRPVENAPAALPPSELPPYTALWGGKAYQDAVEDVKERIRAGEAFQVVPSQRFETPCTASALDVYRVLRATNPSPYMYLFRFDGFDVAGSSPEALVKVEDGRAMVHPIAGTRHRGATPQEDQALADELLADPKERAEHLMLVDLGRNDLGRVCEPGSVEVVDFMSIERYSHVMHIVSTVTGRVAEGRTAFDVLTACFPAGTLSGAPKPRAMQIIEELEPTRRGLYGGCVGYLDFAGDSDTAIAIRTALLRDGTAYVQAGAGVVADSDPVAEDTECRNKAAAVLRAVHTANRLGGH, encoded by the coding sequence ATGGATCTCGACACGTTCCGCAAGCTGGCCGTCGACCGGCGCGTCATCCCCGTCACCCGCCGGCTCCTCGCGGACGGCGACACCCCGGTCGGTCTCTACCGCAAGCTGGCGGGGGAGCGCACCGGCACCTTCCTCCTGGAATCCGCGGAGAACGGCCGCACCTGGTCGCGCTACTCCTTCATCGGCGTACGCAGCGCCGCCACCCTCACCACCCGCGACGGCGAGGCCCACTGGCTCGGCACCCCGCCGGTCGGCGTCCCCGTCGAGGGCGACCCGCTGCAGGCCCTGCGCGCCACCATCGAGACCCTGCACACCCCGCACGACCAGGAATCGGGGCTCCCGCCGTTCACCGGCGGCATGGTCGGCTACCTCGGCTACGACATCGTGCGCCGGCTGGAGAAGATCGGCGAGAGCGGCGGCGACGATCTGAAGCTCCCCGAGCTGACGATGCTGCTCACCTCCGACCTCGCCGTCCTCGACCACTGGGACGGCAGCGTCCTGCTGATCGCCAACGCGATCAACCACAACGACCTGGCCACCGGCGTCGACGAGGCCCACGCCGACGCCGTCGCCCGGCTCGACGCCATGGAGCGGGACCTGCGCCGCCCGGTCGAGAACGCCCCCGCCGCCCTGCCGCCCTCCGAGCTCCCGCCCTACACCGCCCTGTGGGGAGGCAAGGCCTACCAGGACGCCGTCGAGGACGTGAAGGAGCGCATCCGGGCAGGCGAGGCCTTCCAGGTCGTCCCCTCCCAGCGCTTCGAGACCCCGTGCACGGCGAGCGCGCTGGACGTCTACCGGGTGCTGCGCGCCACCAACCCCTCCCCGTACATGTACCTCTTCCGCTTCGACGGCTTCGACGTCGCGGGCTCCAGCCCCGAGGCCCTCGTCAAGGTCGAGGACGGCCGCGCGATGGTCCACCCGATCGCCGGCACCCGGCACCGCGGCGCCACCCCGCAGGAGGACCAGGCGCTCGCCGACGAACTCCTCGCCGACCCGAAGGAACGCGCCGAGCACCTGATGCTCGTCGACCTCGGCCGCAACGACCTGGGGCGCGTCTGCGAGCCGGGCAGCGTCGAGGTCGTCGACTTCATGTCGATCGAGCGGTACTCCCACGTGATGCACATCGTGTCCACCGTCACCGGCCGCGTCGCCGAGGGCCGTACCGCCTTCGACGTCCTCACCGCGTGCTTCCCCGCGGGCACCCTCTCCGGCGCCCCCAAGCCGCGCGCGATGCAGATCATCGAGGAGCTCGAACCCACCCGCCGCGGGCTGTACGGCGGCTGCGTCGGCTACCTCGACTTCGCCGGGGACTCCGACACCGCCATCGCCATCCGCACCGCGCTGCTGCGCGACGGCACCGCGTACGTCCAGGCCGGGGCCGGCGTCGTCGCCGACTCCGACCCGGTCGCCGAGGACACCGAGTGCCGCAACAAGGCCGCGGCGGTGCTGCGCGCCGTGCACACCGCCAACCGGCTCGGCGGGCACTGA
- a CDS encoding TIGR02234 family membrane protein, producing MEYVSAVPVPQPRAEAAAAPDSAGSRRSLAAGLLLGAAGATVVLLASGQTWAEGKAAVGGGTLALSAEGQDVTGLPAALAIVGLAALVAVFAVRGAGRLAVAGLLALSGLGAALSAYIGASDSAALDEKAAQTTGDTSAAIHALSHTAWPYITAAGGLLILLAGLLALRFGSRWPTMSGRYERDGTPRPRKAPRAAPDPDRPEDLWKALDRGEDPTREA from the coding sequence GTGGAGTACGTGAGTGCTGTCCCCGTACCCCAGCCCCGTGCCGAAGCCGCCGCCGCGCCCGACAGCGCGGGGAGCCGCCGAAGCCTGGCCGCCGGCCTGCTCCTCGGGGCCGCCGGTGCCACCGTCGTCCTGCTCGCCTCCGGCCAGACCTGGGCCGAGGGCAAGGCCGCGGTCGGCGGCGGCACCCTGGCACTGAGCGCCGAGGGGCAGGACGTCACCGGCCTCCCCGCGGCCCTCGCCATAGTCGGCCTGGCCGCCCTCGTCGCCGTCTTCGCCGTCCGCGGCGCCGGCCGGCTCGCCGTCGCAGGACTGCTGGCCCTCAGCGGCCTCGGCGCCGCGCTGAGCGCCTACATCGGCGCGTCCGACAGCGCCGCACTCGACGAGAAGGCCGCGCAGACCACCGGTGACACCTCCGCCGCCATCCACGCACTCAGCCACACCGCCTGGCCCTACATCACCGCGGCCGGCGGCCTGCTGATCCTGCTGGCCGGACTCCTCGCCCTGCGCTTCGGCAGCCGCTGGCCCACGATGTCCGGACGGTACGAGCGCGACGGCACCCCGCGCCCCCGCAAGGCCCCCCGCGCCGCCCCGGACCCCGACCGGCCCGAGGACCTGTGGAAGGCCCTGGACCGCGGCGAGGACCCGACGCGCGAGGCATGA
- a CDS encoding DUF2752 domain-containing protein, translating to MDASPSPAAPPSAGPAPVPGHQGLPPVFPPAPVPASRLRRIATPAAVLAVVVGAFGYVGSVDPNEPGHYPVCPLLRFTGIYCPGCGGLRSAHAFAHGDIVAALGSNALAVIGYAAFAVLWVLWAVRAASGRPLRFEPKPVHWWGIGAVLLIFTVVRNLPFGSALAP from the coding sequence GTGGACGCATCGCCTTCTCCCGCAGCCCCTCCGTCGGCCGGCCCCGCGCCGGTGCCCGGCCACCAGGGCCTCCCGCCGGTCTTCCCGCCCGCTCCCGTCCCGGCCTCGCGGCTGCGGCGGATCGCCACCCCGGCCGCCGTCCTGGCCGTCGTCGTCGGCGCCTTCGGCTACGTCGGCTCCGTCGACCCCAACGAACCGGGCCACTACCCGGTGTGTCCGCTGCTCCGGTTCACCGGCATCTACTGCCCCGGCTGCGGCGGGCTGCGCAGTGCCCACGCCTTCGCGCACGGCGACATCGTGGCGGCGCTCGGCTCCAACGCCCTCGCCGTCATCGGCTACGCGGCCTTCGCCGTGCTCTGGGTCCTCTGGGCGGTCCGGGCGGCCTCCGGGCGGCCGCTGCGGTTCGAACCGAAACCGGTCCACTGGTGGGGGATCGGTGCCGTCCTGCTGATCTTCACGGTCGTCCGGAACCTGCCGTTCGGATCGGCGCTCGCGCCGTGA
- the trpC gene encoding indole-3-glycerol phosphate synthase TrpC: MSVLDEIIDGVRADLAERQARVSLDELKERAARAPQAKDGVAALRGEGVTVICEVKRSSPSKGALAAIADPAALAADYEAGGASVISVLTEERRFGGSLADLEAVRAKVDIPVLRKDFIVTSYQLWEARAYGADLALLIVAALDQEALVSLIERAESIGLTPLVEAHDEEEAERAVEAGARIIGVNARNLKDLKVDRSVFERVAPEIPDHIIKVAESGVRGPHDLIAYANAGADSVLVGESLVTGRDPRSAVADLVAAGAHPALRHGRS; this comes from the coding sequence GTGAGTGTGCTCGACGAGATCATCGACGGCGTCCGCGCCGACCTCGCGGAGCGGCAGGCGCGCGTCAGCCTCGACGAGCTCAAGGAACGCGCGGCCCGCGCTCCCCAGGCGAAGGACGGAGTCGCCGCCCTGCGCGGCGAGGGCGTGACCGTCATCTGCGAGGTCAAGCGCTCCAGCCCCTCCAAGGGCGCCCTGGCCGCGATCGCCGACCCGGCCGCGCTCGCCGCGGACTACGAGGCGGGCGGTGCGTCCGTCATCTCGGTCCTCACCGAGGAGCGTCGCTTCGGCGGATCGCTGGCCGACCTGGAGGCCGTCCGGGCCAAGGTCGACATCCCGGTCCTGCGCAAGGACTTCATCGTCACCTCGTACCAGCTGTGGGAGGCGCGCGCGTACGGCGCCGACCTGGCCCTGCTGATCGTCGCCGCCCTCGACCAGGAGGCGCTCGTCTCCCTGATCGAGCGTGCCGAGTCCATCGGCCTGACGCCGCTGGTCGAGGCGCACGACGAGGAGGAGGCGGAGCGCGCGGTGGAGGCCGGCGCCAGGATCATCGGCGTCAACGCGCGCAACCTGAAGGACCTCAAGGTCGACCGCTCCGTCTTCGAGCGCGTCGCCCCGGAGATCCCGGACCACATCATCAAGGTCGCCGAGTCCGGCGTCCGCGGCCCGCACGACCTCATCGCCTACGCCAACGCCGGCGCGGACTCCGTGCTGGTCGGCGAGTCCCTGGTCACCGGCCGCGACCCGCGGTCCGCCGTCGCCGACCTGGTCGCCGCCGGCGCCCACCCGGCGCTCCGGCACGGACGGAGCTGA
- a CDS encoding tryptophan synthase subunit(beta), producing the protein MRPAGPRQLRDPHAPLARGCRPRGCRAPARRVHGRRVRYVIGDEPGQVNGMRWRTGSAQ; encoded by the coding sequence CTGCGCCCCGCCGGTCCGCGGCAGCTGCGGGACCCGCACGCGCCGCTGGCACGCGGCTGCCGCCCCCGCGGCTGCCGCGCACCCGCCCGCCGCGTGCACGGCCGGCGGGTGCGGTACGTGATCGGCGACGAGCCCGGCCAGGTCAACGGCATGCGATGGCGCACGGGGTCCGCGCAGTAG
- the trpB gene encoding tryptophan synthase subunit beta — protein sequence MSSDFFIPDPEGLIPSAEGYFGAYGGKFIPEALVAAVDEVAVEYDKAKADPAFAAELNALMVDYTGRPSALTEVRRFAEHAGGARIFLKREDLNHTGSHKINNVLGQALLTKRMGKTRVIAETGAGQHGVATATACALFGLECTIYMGEIDTERQALNVARMRMLGAEVIAVKSGSRTLKDAINEAFRDWVANVDRTHYLFGTVAGPHPFPAMVRDFHRVIGVEARRQILEKAGRLPDAAVACVGGGSNAIGLFHAFIPDAGVRLIGCEPAGHGVETGEHAATLTAGEPGILHGSRSYVLQDDEGQITEPYSISAGLDYPGIGPEHAYLKDVGRGEYRAVTDDAAMQALRLLSRTEGIIPAIESAHALAGALEVGKELGKDGLILINLSGRGDKDMDTAARYFGLYDTDAAVEAAADSDIAEIEGDAK from the coding sequence ATGTCGTCCGACTTCTTCATTCCGGACCCGGAGGGTCTGATCCCCAGCGCCGAGGGGTACTTCGGCGCGTACGGCGGAAAGTTCATCCCGGAGGCGCTCGTCGCCGCCGTGGACGAGGTCGCCGTCGAGTACGACAAGGCCAAGGCCGACCCGGCCTTCGCCGCCGAGCTCAACGCGCTCATGGTCGACTACACCGGCCGCCCCAGCGCCCTCACCGAGGTCCGGCGCTTCGCCGAGCACGCGGGCGGCGCCCGGATCTTCCTCAAGCGCGAGGACCTCAACCACACCGGCTCGCACAAGATCAACAACGTGCTGGGCCAGGCGCTGCTCACCAAGCGCATGGGCAAGACCCGCGTCATCGCCGAGACCGGAGCCGGCCAGCACGGCGTCGCCACCGCGACCGCCTGCGCGCTCTTCGGCCTCGAATGCACCATCTACATGGGCGAGATCGACACCGAGCGCCAGGCGCTGAACGTGGCGCGCATGCGGATGCTCGGCGCCGAGGTCATCGCCGTGAAGTCGGGCTCCCGCACCCTCAAGGACGCCATCAACGAGGCGTTCCGCGACTGGGTCGCCAACGTGGACCGCACCCACTACCTCTTCGGTACGGTCGCGGGCCCGCACCCCTTCCCGGCGATGGTCCGCGACTTCCACCGCGTGATCGGCGTCGAGGCCAGGCGGCAGATCCTGGAGAAGGCCGGCCGGCTGCCGGACGCCGCGGTCGCCTGCGTCGGCGGCGGTTCCAACGCCATCGGCCTCTTCCACGCCTTCATCCCGGACGCCGGCGTCCGCCTCATCGGCTGCGAGCCCGCCGGACACGGCGTGGAGACCGGCGAGCACGCGGCGACCCTGACCGCGGGCGAGCCCGGCATCCTGCACGGCTCGCGCAGCTACGTCCTCCAGGACGACGAGGGCCAGATCACCGAGCCGTACTCCATCTCGGCCGGTCTGGACTACCCGGGCATCGGCCCGGAGCACGCCTACCTGAAGGACGTCGGCCGCGGCGAGTACCGCGCGGTCACCGACGACGCGGCCATGCAGGCGCTGCGCCTGCTCTCCCGCACCGAGGGCATCATCCCGGCGATCGAGAGCGCCCACGCGCTGGCCGGGGCCCTGGAGGTCGGCAAGGAGCTCGGCAAGGACGGACTGATCCTGATCAACCTGTCCGGCCGCGGCGACAAGGACATGGACACGGCGGCCCGCTACTTCGGGCTGTACGACACGGACGCGGCGGTCGAGGCCGCCGCGGACAGCGACATCGCGGAGATCGAGGGGGACGCCAAGTGA